The Desmonostoc muscorum LEGE 12446 genome includes a region encoding these proteins:
- a CDS encoding ShlB/FhaC/HecB family hemolysin secretion/activation protein gives MTKGTETRVKPKAVTQPRIVYLSHQLDAWQSLANTKWNQHSFSFKCGLLILPVLWILSANGLRATADISTSNSSYPELQIVQETEPSPGTEPNQPQPNPESSPPERIRVRKIQVTDSTVFSENDLNAVVKPFEERDLTLEEIRQAADAVTQLYLNKGYLNSRAIPETQQPSSADGVVVIRVIEGRLAEIDIQGTRRLNPSYIRSRIELGAGIPLNIGKLEDQLKLLRLDPLFTNVEARLRPTGKVGQSVLVVRVEEANPLTGSLGVDNYSPPSIGAERLGVELRHRNLTGMGDELAGSYFHSFTGGSDIFDFRYQVPVNAMDGKVQIRAAFNRNRITEAPFDAFGIRANQDLYEINYRQPLMRSPREEFALSLGFTYQDGQTFLFDNLATPFGVGPDANGVSRTSVIKFGQDYIRREPQGAWFLRSQFSFGIDILDATINNDPIPDGRFFSWLGQIQRVQRLSNDQLLIVQAELQLTPDSLLPSQQFVIGGGQSVRGYRQNVRSGDNGFRVAIEDRITMQRNESGLSTIQVAPFVDMGSVWNKSNNPNSLPDQTFLIGAGLGLLWNEAFGIDNLNLRLDYGFPFIDLSDRGNNAQDDGFYFSLRYQP, from the coding sequence ATGACAAAAGGAACAGAAACTCGTGTTAAGCCGAAAGCAGTGACTCAGCCAAGAATTGTCTATCTCTCTCATCAGTTAGACGCTTGGCAAAGTCTGGCAAATACTAAATGGAATCAGCACAGTTTCAGTTTCAAGTGTGGCTTGTTAATTCTGCCCGTCCTCTGGATTCTAAGTGCCAACGGACTTAGAGCTACAGCCGATATTTCGACATCAAATAGTAGTTACCCAGAGTTACAAATCGTACAGGAAACAGAACCTTCGCCGGGAACTGAACCTAATCAACCACAACCAAACCCCGAATCATCGCCACCAGAACGCATTCGAGTCCGCAAAATCCAGGTTACGGATAGCACAGTTTTTAGTGAAAATGACTTGAATGCAGTTGTCAAGCCGTTTGAAGAACGAGACTTGACTTTAGAAGAAATCAGACAAGCAGCAGACGCCGTTACCCAGCTTTACCTAAATAAAGGGTATCTCAATTCCAGAGCGATTCCAGAGACTCAGCAACCTAGTAGTGCGGATGGTGTTGTGGTGATTCGGGTGATTGAGGGGCGTTTAGCAGAGATAGACATCCAAGGAACGCGGCGATTAAACCCATCTTATATTCGCAGTCGTATCGAATTAGGTGCTGGTATTCCTCTGAATATTGGTAAGTTGGAAGACCAACTAAAGCTATTGCGACTCGATCCCCTGTTTACAAATGTGGAAGCGCGTCTGCGTCCCACGGGTAAAGTTGGTCAAAGCGTTCTGGTTGTGAGAGTTGAAGAGGCAAATCCTTTAACTGGTAGCTTGGGTGTAGATAATTATTCGCCTCCCAGTATTGGTGCAGAAAGATTGGGTGTTGAACTGCGTCATCGAAATTTAACTGGGATGGGGGATGAGTTAGCAGGTTCTTATTTTCACTCGTTCACTGGTGGTTCCGATATCTTTGATTTTAGGTATCAGGTTCCTGTCAATGCTATGGATGGCAAGGTGCAAATTAGAGCTGCATTTAATCGTAACAGAATCACTGAAGCACCCTTCGATGCCTTTGGCATTCGGGCAAACCAGGATCTTTATGAAATCAATTACCGCCAACCATTGATGCGATCGCCAAGAGAAGAATTTGCCTTATCTTTAGGATTTACCTATCAAGATGGTCAAACTTTTCTCTTCGATAACCTTGCAACCCCCTTTGGTGTCGGTCCCGATGCCAATGGAGTTAGCCGTACCAGCGTAATTAAGTTTGGTCAAGATTATATCAGACGTGAACCCCAAGGTGCTTGGTTCTTGCGATCGCAATTTAGTTTTGGCATTGACATCTTAGACGCCACGATCAACAATGACCCCATACCCGACGGTCGCTTTTTCAGTTGGCTAGGTCAAATACAGCGCGTACAGCGACTCAGCAACGATCAATTATTGATTGTCCAAGCAGAGTTGCAGCTAACACCAGATAGCCTCTTACCTTCCCAGCAATTCGTCATTGGCGGCGGACAATCAGTCAGAGGATATCGCCAGAATGTCCGCTCAGGTGACAATGGATTTCGTGTGGCGATCGAAGATAGAATCACAATGCAGCGTAATGAGTCTGGATTATCGACGATTCAAGTAGCACCATTTGTTGACATGGGATCTGTGTGGAATAAGTCTAATAATCCGAATTCCCTACCCGATCAAACTTTTCTCATCGGTGCAGGCTTAGGATTATTGTGGAATGAAGCCTTTGGTATTGATAATTTAAATTTACGACTTGATTATGGATTTCCATTTATCGATTTGAGCGATCGCGGTAATAACGCTCAAGATGATGGCTTTTATTTTAGCCTACGGTATCAACCCTAA
- the ctpB gene encoding carboxyl-terminal processing protease CtpB, with product MNQSAKSYSPLQVALIGGAIATTATMSVFGSAWTRGVRAALSLQDSPKAIVDQVWQLVNHEYVDGKFNQQNWQATRQSLLSKDYSTREEAYAAIREALQTLGDPYTRFMDPKQFEALTSQTSGEVSGIGVRMEVNEKTQRLTVVEAIENSPALKAGIKAGDEIVAIDGKPTLKMKVDDASKLIRGKAGTPISLRLRRAGQNAFELKLTRANIEVPTVRYTLRQEGNRRVGYIRLREFSAHAAEQMQRAIRDLNSKKVDSYVLDLRGNPGGLLQASIEIARMWYNDGGIVKTVDRVGSTEETKANRTALTNRPLAVLVDGNSASASEILTGALKDNKRAVVVGGQTFGKALVQSVHELADGSGLAVTIAHYYTPAGTDINHKGITPDIKLDLTEAQERQLASNPDLIGTKSDPQYARAIAILSGNNFAQPPINQTNQPMSVRAGDLKF from the coding sequence ATGAACCAATCTGCGAAAAGTTACTCGCCGCTCCAAGTAGCCTTGATTGGTGGAGCGATCGCTACGACTGCTACCATGTCTGTGTTCGGTTCTGCTTGGACTCGCGGTGTACGTGCAGCCCTAAGTCTACAAGACAGCCCAAAAGCGATAGTTGACCAAGTTTGGCAACTGGTGAATCACGAATATGTTGATGGCAAATTTAATCAACAAAACTGGCAAGCAACTAGGCAAAGCTTGTTGAGCAAAGACTATTCCACTCGTGAAGAAGCTTATGCTGCTATCCGCGAAGCTTTACAAACCTTGGGAGATCCTTACACTCGGTTCATGGACCCCAAACAGTTTGAAGCCCTGACTAGCCAAACCTCTGGAGAAGTCTCTGGTATCGGCGTCCGCATGGAAGTCAACGAAAAAACTCAACGCCTGACTGTTGTCGAAGCCATCGAGAATTCTCCGGCGCTGAAAGCTGGAATCAAAGCAGGCGATGAAATTGTGGCCATTGACGGCAAACCCACTCTCAAAATGAAAGTGGATGACGCCTCCAAACTAATTCGCGGCAAAGCCGGTACTCCCATCAGCCTACGGCTCAGACGTGCGGGGCAAAATGCCTTTGAACTGAAGCTAACGAGAGCAAATATTGAAGTACCAACAGTACGTTACACCCTCAGGCAAGAAGGAAATCGCCGCGTTGGCTACATCCGTTTGCGGGAATTTAGCGCCCACGCCGCAGAGCAAATGCAACGAGCCATCCGCGATTTGAACAGTAAGAAAGTTGATTCTTATGTGTTAGATTTGCGGGGAAATCCCGGGGGTTTGTTACAAGCCAGCATTGAAATTGCTCGGATGTGGTATAATGACGGCGGTATTGTTAAGACTGTAGACCGTGTAGGAAGCACTGAAGAAACTAAAGCCAATCGCACTGCCTTAACAAATCGTCCCTTGGCAGTATTGGTAGATGGTAATTCAGCTAGTGCTAGCGAAATCCTCACAGGCGCACTCAAGGATAATAAGCGAGCGGTAGTTGTTGGCGGTCAAACCTTTGGCAAAGCCTTAGTACAATCAGTCCATGAACTAGCGGATGGTTCCGGCCTAGCAGTCACCATTGCTCACTACTACACCCCTGCGGGAACCGATATCAACCATAAAGGGATTACGCCAGATATCAAGCTAGACTTGACAGAGGCACAAGAGCGTCAGTTGGCTTCTAATCCAGATTTAATCGGAACTAAGAGCGATCCCCAATATGCCAGAGCGATCGCTATTCTATCAGGTAACAACTTCGCCCAACCGCCAATCAATCAAACTAATCAACCCATGAGCGTCCGCGCTGGCGATTTGAAATTTTAG
- a CDS encoding glycosyltransferase, which translates to MNYQPVDATTATSFLPMVSVVVPIYNGEADLPDLLNCLLSQTYPKDRVEYLLVDNNSSDRTLNFLKTTAENCPITIRPLSENQIQSSYAARNTGIRAAVSEIIVFTDADCRPQPQWLNALIQPFVNLEVVIVAGEILALPGKTLLEQHADREETLSQKHTLGHSFRPYGQTANLAIRRIALEKAGLFRPHLTTGGDADICWRILAENIGRLEFAPNAIVQHRHRTTLLELQSQWRRYGRSNRYLHELHGVDLMRDITLGECGYRLARWLLKELPKDIRKAIAGQATLVDLLNTPIGLFTARARAVGQTQAKLPENAKIIARL; encoded by the coding sequence ATGAATTATCAGCCAGTTGATGCAACCACCGCCACCAGCTTTTTGCCAATGGTATCGGTGGTTGTTCCTATTTATAACGGCGAGGCAGATTTACCAGATTTGCTCAATTGTCTGTTATCTCAAACTTACCCAAAAGATCGGGTAGAGTACTTATTGGTGGACAATAACAGTAGCGATCGCACTCTCAATTTTCTCAAAACAACTGCCGAAAATTGCCCAATTACAATTCGCCCCTTGAGCGAAAATCAAATTCAAAGCTCCTACGCTGCTCGTAACACTGGAATTCGTGCGGCTGTAAGCGAAATTATAGTTTTTACTGATGCAGATTGTCGTCCCCAACCCCAATGGCTAAATGCATTAATTCAGCCTTTTGTCAACTTGGAAGTGGTAATTGTTGCCGGGGAAATTTTGGCACTACCAGGCAAAACTTTGTTAGAACAACACGCAGACCGTGAAGAAACTCTGTCGCAAAAACACACCCTTGGCCATTCCTTTCGTCCCTATGGACAAACCGCTAACTTGGCAATTCGCCGTATCGCCTTAGAAAAAGCGGGTTTATTTCGTCCCCATCTTACCACTGGTGGCGATGCAGACATTTGCTGGCGGATTTTGGCCGAAAACATTGGGCGTTTGGAATTTGCCCCCAATGCCATCGTCCAGCACCGCCACCGCACGACACTTTTGGAACTGCAAAGTCAGTGGCGGCGTTATGGGCGTTCCAATCGCTATTTACACGAACTGCATGGTGTAGATTTAATGCGAGATATTACACTTGGTGAATGCGGATATCGTTTAGCGCGTTGGTTATTGAAAGAACTACCAAAAGATATTAGGAAGGCGATCGCGGGTCAAGCTACTCTGGTAGATTTATTAAATACTCCCATTGGTCTGTTTACAGCCAGGGCGCGTGCCGTTGGACAAACACAGGCCAAACTACCAGAAAATGCCAAGATCATTGCTCGACTGTAA
- a CDS encoding putative bifunctional diguanylate cyclase/phosphodiesterase codes for MNVDGFGQHIEKLRSQVQELLQRSATKPNLEQEIIIEAFEELHTTVEDLLTVFQELELTRAALDKERQRYQDLFEFAPDAYLVTNTAGTIQEANNAAATLLYVPQNYLVGKPLILFIAQEDRQFFRSQMNNLQQSLNWEINLEPRRGKPFPASITVSAVYDEKGKQVGWRWLLCNITERKQTQEMLHRAYDELEIRVAERTAELVKANQKLLTEITERKRAESQLLHLAFHDALTGLPNRAAFINRLRHAINYSKRHSNYVFAVLFIDLDRFKAINDSFGHLKGDQFLLAIASRLEVCVRSIDTAARLGGDEFTILLEGIQDVSDAIKVAERVEHELRLPFELDGQEIFTTASIGIALSSTVDYQQPEDVLRDADTAMYRAKMLGRARYELFNSNMYANALAKLQLETDLRRAIERLELQVYYQPIVSLTSGSILGFEALLRWEHPERGLLNPADFIPLAEETGLIFSIGKWVLHEACSQMQTWRASYPDNLLQKISVNISLKQFSQPDLIEQIREILQSTGLNADILVLDITENVILENGDRVTAALSQLREMGIQLSIDDFGTGYSSLGRLYNFPISLLKIDRSFISSISTNSRNLEIIEILVTLAHKLGVDVLAEGIETKEQLALLRKLNCEYGQGHFFSVPLNSLKAEALIMANPQW; via the coding sequence ATGAACGTAGACGGGTTTGGCCAACACATAGAAAAATTGCGCTCACAAGTACAGGAACTACTGCAACGCAGTGCAACTAAGCCCAACTTAGAGCAAGAAATAATAATAGAAGCTTTTGAGGAACTTCACACCACAGTGGAAGATCTATTGACAGTTTTCCAGGAGTTAGAGCTAACACGAGCGGCACTAGACAAAGAGCGCCAGCGTTACCAAGATTTGTTTGAATTTGCTCCAGACGCTTACTTGGTAACTAACACCGCAGGGACAATCCAAGAAGCTAACAATGCAGCAGCAACCTTACTTTATGTCCCCCAAAATTATCTGGTAGGTAAACCATTAATTCTCTTTATTGCTCAAGAAGACCGCCAGTTCTTTCGTTCTCAAATGAACAATTTGCAGCAGTCACTCAACTGGGAAATTAATCTAGAGCCACGGCGAGGAAAGCCATTCCCTGCCAGTATTACAGTATCTGCGGTGTACGACGAAAAAGGGAAGCAAGTCGGCTGGCGTTGGCTGCTGTGCAACATCACTGAGCGCAAACAAACTCAAGAAATGTTGCACCGAGCTTATGATGAGTTAGAAATACGGGTAGCAGAACGGACAGCAGAATTGGTAAAAGCAAATCAGAAATTGCTGACTGAAATTACAGAGCGCAAACGAGCCGAGTCACAACTGTTGCACCTTGCATTTCACGATGCACTCACCGGTCTGCCAAACCGTGCTGCATTTATTAACCGCTTAAGACATGCGATTAATTATTCCAAAAGGCATTCAAATTATGTATTTGCCGTACTGTTTATCGACCTAGATCGATTTAAGGCGATCAATGACAGTTTTGGACACCTCAAAGGAGACCAATTTCTACTTGCCATTGCAAGTAGGCTAGAAGTATGTGTACGCTCCATAGATACAGCAGCACGGCTTGGAGGAGACGAATTTACAATCCTGCTAGAGGGAATTCAAGATGTGTCAGACGCCATCAAAGTCGCTGAGCGGGTTGAACATGAACTGAGGTTACCCTTTGAGCTTGACGGACAAGAAATTTTCACAACAGCAAGTATTGGCATCGCCTTGAGTTCAACAGTAGATTATCAACAGCCAGAAGACGTGTTGAGAGATGCTGATACGGCAATGTACCGAGCTAAGATGCTGGGTAGAGCGCGTTATGAACTATTCAACTCAAATATGTATGCCAATGCCCTGGCGAAATTGCAGTTGGAGACCGATTTGCGCCGAGCAATTGAGCGCCTTGAGTTGCAGGTTTATTACCAGCCGATTGTTTCCCTGACTAGTGGCTCCATTTTAGGTTTTGAAGCTTTGTTGCGCTGGGAACATCCAGAGCGTGGTCTGCTGAATCCAGCAGATTTTATTCCCCTAGCAGAGGAAACTGGACTAATTTTCTCCATTGGCAAGTGGGTGTTACATGAAGCCTGTAGCCAAATGCAAACTTGGCGGGCGTCCTATCCTGACAACTTGCTCCAGAAAATCAGTGTCAATATCTCCCTCAAGCAATTTTCCCAGCCGGATTTAATTGAGCAGATTAGGGAAATCTTGCAATCAACTGGTTTGAATGCTGACATATTAGTGCTGGATATTACTGAGAATGTAATTTTAGAAAATGGCGATCGCGTAACTGCTGCACTCTCACAACTTCGAGAGATGGGCATTCAGTTATCAATTGATGACTTTGGTACAGGCTACTCTTCATTAGGTCGTCTTTATAACTTTCCCATTAGTCTGTTGAAAATAGACCGTTCTTTTATCAGTTCAATCAGCACTAATAGTAGAAATTTAGAAATTATTGAGATACTTGTGACATTAGCACACAAGCTGGGTGTGGATGTGCTTGCCGAAGGAATAGAGACTAAAGAGCAACTAGCACTTTTGAGAAAGTTGAACTGTGAATATGGCCAAGGCCATTTTTTCTCCGTTCCATTAAATAGTTTAAAAGCAGAGGCATTAATTATGGCAAATCCTCAGTGGTAA